The Chlamydia trachomatis A/HAR-13 nucleotide sequence TAGTCTTCATCATCGCAATCGCAGTTGCAACAGTCTCTTTCTTGATAGACAAGAGAAGCAGAAAGGCTATCTAGGATACTCTGGAATACTTGTTGAGTGGGAGCATTAGCATCAATAGTGATGAGCTTTTGCTTCTCCGTATAATAATCCAGAACAGGTTGAGTTTCCTGTTTGTACGTTTGAATTCTATCTAGGATCACTTCTAGAGTGTCATCTGATCGGCGAATAAGTTCTACAGAGCATTTAGGGCAGGAAGAAAATCCTTGTTGTTCATTGTAGATGCCTTGACAAGCTGGACAAATATACCGAGAAGTCAACCGATTAAGAACTTCTTCATCAGAAATGTCTAACAGAATAACTTTGTAATTGGGGAAGTAGGAACTAAGAAACTCATGTAAAAGCTTCGCTTGGGTGACAGTTCTTGGGAAGCCATCTAAAATAGCACTGTTCTCAGAACGAGATAGGAAAGAAAGTCGTCGTAATAACGTATCCTGTTGGAATTCATCTAGTTTTTCGTGCACTAACTTCCAAACCAATGTATCTGGAAGCAACTTCCCCTGGTCTAGATAAGACTTAATTTCTTGGCTGAGCGGGGT carries:
- a CDS encoding adenylate kinase, with protein sequence MDRSPLFLIIMGAPGSGKGTQSKLLASQLSLLHISSGDLLRDAVSKDTPLSQEIKSYLDQGKLLPDTLVWKLVHEKLDEFQQDTLLRRLSFLSRSENSAILDGFPRTVTQAKLLHEFLSSYFPNYKVILLDISDEEVLNRLTSRYICPACQGIYNEQQGFSSCPKCSVELIRRSDDTLEVILDRIQTYKQETQPVLDYYTEKQKLITIDANAPTQQVFQSILDSLSASLVYQERDCCNCDCDDED